Proteins found in one Quercus robur chromosome 2, dhQueRobu3.1, whole genome shotgun sequence genomic segment:
- the LOC126714709 gene encoding 2-(3-amino-3-carboxypropyl)histidine synthase subunit 1 has product MEQSLSVNEKPKARPTPKRFVKNQIPDSILNDPALNAAIALLPSNYNFEVHKCVWRVLSTGAKRLALQLPEGLLMYSLVLSDIFTSFASISHCFVLGDVTYGACCVDDLAASALGADLLIHYGHSCLVPIDSTSIPCLYVFVDIQIDTSRLLQTLKLNLPTTTTLFLAGTIQFASAIRAIKPDLEKIGFRVSIPQSKPLSAGEVLGCTAPRVPKIEGEDKAIVFVADGRFHLEAIMIANPEIKAFRYDPYLGKLLLEEYDHKGMKESRRDAILKAREAKSWGIVLGTLGRQGNPRSLERLEAKMREKDLDYTVVLMSEISPGRVALFEDSVDAWIQIACPRLSIDWGDAFKKPLLTTFEAEIALRFIPGWWEKNLAVNSLGCMKNDKCCGGENGDYPMDYYAQDGGEWNSTYLKKNPSRPVRRNV; this is encoded by the coding sequence ATGGAGCAGTCGCTATCAGTTAATGAGAAACCGAAGGCTAGACCCACACCAAAACGCTTTGTGAAGAACCAAATCCCGGACTCCATCCTTAATGACCCAGCTCTCAACGCCGCCATTGCCCTCCTCCCCTCTAACTACAACTTTGAGGTCCATAAGTGCGTGTGGCGAGTACTCTCCACGGGCGCCAAGCGCCTAGCCCTCCAATTGCCTGAAGGCCTCCTCATGTATTCCCTCGTCCTCTCTGACATCTTTACCTCCTTCGCCTCCATCTCCCACTGCTTCGTCCTTGGTGATGTCACCTATGGTGCGTGTTGTGTTGACGACCTCGCTGCCTCGGCCCTTGGTGCTGACCTCCTCATCCATTATGGCCACAGTTGCCTGGTCCCCATCGACTCCACCTCCATCCCCTGCCTTTACGTCTTCGTTGACATCCAGATTGACACGAGTCGCCTGCTCCAGACCCTCAAGCTTAATCTACCCACCACCACAACATTATTCCTCGCTGGTACCATCCAATTTGCCTCTGCTATCCGGGCCATCAAGCCCGACTTGGAGAAAATTGGATTCCGTGTCTCAATTCCGCAATCCAAGCCATTATCAGCAGGTGAGGTTCTTGGTTGCACTGCACCAAGAGTCCCTAAGATTGAAGGTGAGGATAAGGCCATAGTGTTTGTGGCAGATGGGCGGTTTCATTTGGAAGCGATTATGATAGCGAACCCGGAAATTAAGGCATTTCGGTATGATCCTTATTTGGGAAAGTTATTATTGGAGGAGTATGATCATAAGGGGATGAAGGAGTCAAGGAGGGACGCAATTTTGAAGGCCAGGGAGGCCAAGAGTTGGGGCATTGTGTTGGGGACTCTAGGGAGGCAAGGGAATCCTAGGAGTCTTGAGAGGTTGGAGGCCAAAATGAGAGAGAAGGATTTGGATTATACAGTTGTTTTGATGTCGGAGATTAGCCCAGGGAGGGTAGCGTTGTTTGAGGACTCTGTGGATGCTTGGATCCAAATTGCATGTCCTAGGTTGTCCATTGACTGGGGTGATGCCTTTAAAAAGCCGCTCTTAACTACATTTGAGGCAGAGATTGCACTCAGGTTTATACCAGGTTGGTGGGAGAAGAACTTGGCAGTGAATTCATTGGGATGCATGAAAAATGACAAGTGTTGTGGGGGTGAGAATGGGGATTATCCAATGGATTATTATGCTCAGGATGGTGGGGAGTGGAATTCCACTTATTTGAAGAAGAATCCGTCTCGCCCTGTGCGGAGAAATGTCTGA
- the LOC126714710 gene encoding uncharacterized protein LOC126714710, with product MLRVANTDAPILHNVYEMWDSMIENVKKEIYWHEGNEDYEESPFYEVVHSILIECWTKNCTPLHCLAHSLNPKYYTNQWIEEVRGRVAPHKDAEISRERNKCLKRFFPDLDDRKNVAVEFGLFSGIMAYDDDNMDDRWTFDPMLWWSNYGSKLPMLQTLALKLLGQPCSSSCAERNWSTYGFIHCMRRNRITPKRAEDLVFVHSNLQLLSRMREEYTKGNSKKWDIGGDTWDEPFGGPGLLEIAHLTLDEPEMEISLVE from the exons ATGCTTCGAGTGGCTAACACGGATGCGCCTATTCTCCATAATGTGTATGAaatgtgggattccatgatAGAAAATGTGAAGAAAGAAATATACTGGCATGAAGGCAATGAAGACTATGAGGAGTCTCCATTCTATGAGGTGGTACACAGTATACTCATTGAATGTTGGACTAAAAATTGCACACCACTTCATTGCCTAGCCCACTCCTTGAATCCAAA GTATTATACTAATCAATGGATTGAGGAAGTTAGAGGCCGTGTTGCGCCACATAAGGATGCTGAAATTTCTAGGGAGAGAAACAAGTGCCTCAAAAGATTCTTTCCTGATCTTGATGATAGGAAGAATGTTGCTGTGGAGTTTGGTTTGTTTTCAGGAATTATGGCTTATGATGATGATAACATGGATGATAGGTGGACCTTCGATCCAATGCTTTGGTGGTCAAATTATGGGTCCAAGTTACCAATGCTTCAAACTTTAGCTCTAAAGCTTCTTGGACAGCCTTGCTCATCATCATGCGCCGAGAGAAATTGGAGTACATATGGCTTCATCCATTGTATGAGGAGGAATAGAATTACTCCTAAACGTGCTGAAGATTTAGTGTTTGTTCATTCTAATCTTCAACTTCTTTCAAGGATGAGGGAAGAGTACACTAAAGGAAACTCTAAGAAGTGGGACATTGGTGGAGATACTTGGGATGAACCATTTGGAGGACCTGGGTTGCTTGAGATTGCTCATCTCACACTAGATGAGCCAGAGATGGAGATAAGTCTTGTAGAATGA